A window of the Rhodoferax sp. GW822-FHT02A01 genome harbors these coding sequences:
- the mutY gene encoding A/G-specific adenine glycosylase, whose translation MSSKTDDFATRVVRWQAQHGRNDLPWQNTRDPYRVWLSEIMLQQTQVATVKAYFARFLKKCPDVAALAAASQDEVLGLWSGLGYYSRARNLHRCAQDVMRLHGGAFPADAQTLATLPGIGPSTAAAIASLCFSERVAILDANVKRVVTRVRGFEGDVAVAANARALWDAASSLLPTPQRAEQDMARYTQGMMDLGAMVCTPRKPMCLHCPVQQDCIAFKNGNPEDFPVRSRKLKRSSQSIWLLWAQTRAGAVWLDRRPTPGVWAGLHCLPLFESEADLRNALPGRFQELLQCEPAFTHVLTHKDLHLHACRVQLAASNRLGEGRWVMPEEWPTLGLPAPVRKLLERG comes from the coding sequence GTGTCCAGCAAGACGGATGATTTCGCCACCCGCGTGGTGCGGTGGCAAGCGCAGCATGGTCGCAACGACCTGCCCTGGCAGAACACGCGCGACCCGTACCGCGTGTGGCTCTCGGAAATCATGCTGCAGCAAACGCAGGTGGCAACGGTCAAAGCCTACTTCGCACGATTTCTGAAAAAGTGCCCGGACGTGGCTGCCCTGGCTGCTGCCAGCCAGGACGAAGTGCTGGGCCTGTGGAGTGGTCTGGGTTACTACAGCCGGGCCCGCAATCTGCACCGTTGCGCGCAGGATGTCATGCGCCTGCATGGCGGCGCCTTTCCGGCGGATGCGCAAACGCTGGCAACTTTGCCCGGTATTGGTCCGTCCACTGCGGCCGCCATTGCCTCGCTGTGCTTTTCCGAGCGGGTTGCGATTCTGGACGCCAACGTCAAGCGGGTGGTGACGCGCGTGCGGGGCTTTGAAGGCGATGTTGCGGTAGCGGCCAATGCGCGCGCCCTATGGGATGCCGCCAGTTCGCTGTTGCCCACACCCCAACGTGCCGAGCAGGACATGGCGCGCTACACGCAAGGCATGATGGATCTGGGTGCCATGGTGTGCACACCCAGGAAGCCGATGTGCCTGCATTGCCCGGTGCAACAGGACTGCATTGCCTTCAAGAACGGGAACCCCGAAGACTTCCCGGTGCGTAGCCGCAAGCTCAAGCGCAGTAGCCAGTCAATCTGGCTGCTATGGGCGCAGACACGCGCGGGCGCGGTGTGGCTGGATCGGCGACCCACGCCGGGCGTGTGGGCGGGGCTGCATTGCCTGCCCCTGTTCGAGAGTGAGGCCGACCTGCGCAACGCATTGCCAGGCAGGTTCCAGGAGCTACTGCAGTGCGAGCCGGCCTTCACACATGTGCTGACGCACAAGGACTTGCACCTGCACGCCTGCCGCGTACAGCTCGCTGCAAGCAACCGGTTGGGTGAGGGGCGCTGGGTGATGCCGGAAGAGTGGCCCACCCTGGGGCTTCCGGCACCGGTACGCAAATTGCTGGAACGCGGCTGA
- the rapZ gene encoding RNase adapter RapZ produces the protein MEIVLITGMSGSGKSVALHALEDAGFYCVDNLPPELLLPFVQLELQHRARQLAIAMDVRSATSLPQVPEQLNALRAQGVVVKPLFLDSSTDTLVRRYSETRRKHPLSQAPTRIAATDTASTDQRHALIEAIELERDLLAALRAQAHVIDTSMIRPAQLQGYVKALVSSPSAQLTLVFESFAFKRGVPTDADFMFDVRMLPNPHYEPELRALTGQDKPVADFLQEQADVRRMFEQISGFVESWLPDLARDNRSYVTVAIGCTGGQHRSVYLVEQLARHFEAQWVTLKRHREMDGRAHH, from the coding sequence ATGGAGATCGTGCTCATCACCGGCATGTCGGGCTCCGGCAAATCGGTGGCGCTGCATGCGCTCGAAGATGCCGGTTTCTATTGCGTGGACAACCTGCCCCCGGAACTGCTGCTGCCCTTCGTGCAACTGGAGCTGCAGCACAGGGCCCGTCAGCTTGCGATCGCCATGGACGTTCGCAGCGCGACGTCCCTGCCCCAGGTTCCCGAACAGCTGAATGCTCTGCGGGCCCAGGGGGTGGTGGTCAAACCTCTGTTTCTGGACTCCAGCACGGATACTCTGGTCCGGCGTTACTCAGAAACCCGGCGCAAACATCCGCTCTCGCAAGCACCGACTCGGATTGCCGCAACCGACACCGCCAGCACGGACCAGCGGCACGCGCTGATAGAGGCCATTGAACTGGAGCGCGACCTGTTGGCTGCGCTGCGCGCACAGGCCCACGTCATCGATACCAGCATGATCCGCCCGGCCCAGCTGCAGGGCTATGTCAAAGCGCTGGTGTCCAGTCCAAGTGCGCAACTGACTCTGGTGTTCGAATCATTTGCATTCAAGCGCGGTGTACCTACGGATGCGGACTTCATGTTTGATGTGCGCATGCTACCCAACCCGCACTACGAGCCTGAACTGAGGGCACTGACCGGACAGGACAAACCGGTTGCAGATTTTCTGCAAGAGCAGGCCGATGTGCGGCGCATGTTTGAGCAGATCAGCGGTTTTGTGGAAAGCTGGCTGCCTGACCTGGCCCGTGACAACCGCAGCTATGTGACGGTGGCCATCGGCTGCACCGGCGGTCAGCATCGCTCGGTGTATCTGGTGGAGCAACTGGCACGCCATTTTGAAGCCCAATGGGTGACGCTCAAGCGGCACCGCGAAATGGACGGGCGCGCCCACCACTAG
- a CDS encoding tyrosine-type recombinase/integrase produces the protein MAIKKVEGGWLVDSQPAGRGGKRFRKTFKTQAEAKQHEAWLKTKVTQNSEWAPDRRDVRKLLELVDLWYQHHGSSLRAGANTYSRLKNMVAAMGNPVSDRFSVDVFTDYRTKRIEEGISLNNLNREHAYLRAVFNELITLGYWKKENPLAKLRQFKIQENELMFLSEKQIPTLLNELTASENRHAKLISKVCLSTGGRWGETESLKKSQLRNQLIQFARTKSGKVRTVPISKELAAELLAHHAPGETGDRFFASAYSAFREAIERAKIDLPKGQLTHVLRHTFASHFMMRGGNIVALQKILGHESLTMTMRYAHLAPQYFQDAVKLNPLAPSRRKLG, from the coding sequence ATGGCAATAAAAAAAGTTGAAGGGGGATGGTTAGTTGACTCTCAGCCTGCTGGCAGGGGAGGAAAGAGATTTCGGAAGACCTTCAAAACACAAGCCGAAGCCAAGCAGCATGAAGCATGGTTGAAGACCAAGGTAACTCAGAATTCAGAATGGGCACCTGATCGACGTGACGTAAGGAAACTGCTAGAGCTTGTTGACCTCTGGTACCAGCACCATGGTTCAAGTCTGCGGGCGGGCGCAAACACATATAGCCGCCTCAAGAACATGGTTGCCGCGATGGGCAATCCAGTATCCGACCGATTCTCCGTCGATGTATTTACAGACTACAGGACGAAACGAATTGAAGAAGGGATTAGCCTTAACAATTTGAATCGAGAACACGCGTACTTGCGTGCTGTATTCAATGAACTGATCACATTGGGCTATTGGAAAAAAGAGAATCCATTAGCCAAGTTGCGGCAATTCAAAATTCAAGAAAATGAACTGATGTTTCTCAGTGAGAAGCAAATCCCCACACTGCTGAATGAACTAACTGCGTCCGAGAATCGACACGCAAAGTTGATTTCAAAAGTGTGCCTTTCGACTGGTGGCCGCTGGGGTGAAACTGAGTCATTGAAAAAGTCGCAGCTGAGAAACCAACTTATTCAGTTCGCCCGCACTAAGAGCGGGAAGGTCAGAACCGTTCCGATTAGCAAGGAACTAGCTGCAGAGTTGCTTGCACATCACGCCCCTGGAGAAACCGGTGACAGATTTTTCGCCTCTGCCTATTCGGCATTCAGAGAGGCAATCGAGCGGGCGAAAATAGACCTGCCTAAAGGGCAATTGACCCACGTACTCCGCCATACGTTCGCAAGTCACTTCATGATGCGCGGCGGGAACATCGTCGCGCTACAGAAGATCCTCGGCCATGAAAGCTTGACCATGACAATGCGCTATGCGCACCTAGCCCCTCAATACTTCCAAGATGCTGTGAAGTTGAACCCCTTGGCTCCATCACGGAGAAAGCTTGGTTGA
- the hrcA gene encoding heat-inducible transcriptional repressor HrcA, with amino-acid sequence MLDERSKLLLKALVERYIADGQPVGSRTLSKASGLELSPATIRNVMSDLEELGLIVSPHTSAGRIPTARGYRLFVDTMLTVQPSQYASHSLAPDQPQKVISNAANLLSNLSQFVGVVIAPRRTSTFRHMEFLRLSEKRLLVIIVSPDGDVQNRVIFTEVDYSQSQLVEAANFLNSNYVGLDIDQVRTRLQGEVESLRSEIANLMQAAVNVSSEAMSNTEDEVVIAGERNLLSVSDFSSDMSHLRRAFDLFEQKAQLMRLLDIAGQAEGVRIYIGGESQVVPFEELSIVSSPYEVDGKVVGTLGVIGPTRMPYDRMIQIVDITSKLVSNALSHHSK; translated from the coding sequence ATGCTCGATGAACGTTCCAAGTTGTTGCTGAAAGCTCTGGTAGAGCGCTACATAGCCGACGGACAACCTGTTGGCAGCCGCACACTGTCAAAAGCATCGGGCCTGGAACTGTCGCCTGCCACCATCCGCAATGTGATGTCGGATCTGGAGGAACTGGGGCTCATCGTCAGCCCCCACACTTCGGCCGGGCGCATACCCACGGCGCGCGGCTATCGCCTGTTTGTGGACACCATGCTCACGGTGCAGCCTTCGCAATATGCATCGCACAGCCTGGCTCCGGATCAGCCGCAAAAGGTCATCTCCAATGCGGCCAACCTGCTGTCCAACCTGTCGCAGTTTGTGGGTGTGGTGATCGCGCCACGCCGCACATCGACCTTCCGCCACATGGAGTTTTTGCGCCTGTCGGAGAAACGCCTGCTGGTCATCATTGTCTCGCCCGACGGCGATGTGCAAAACCGCGTGATCTTCACCGAGGTGGACTACTCACAGTCCCAATTGGTGGAAGCGGCCAATTTCCTCAACAGCAACTACGTGGGGCTGGACATCGACCAGGTCCGTACGCGCCTTCAGGGGGAGGTGGAAAGCCTGCGCTCCGAGATAGCCAACCTGATGCAGGCGGCGGTGAACGTCAGCTCGGAGGCCATGAGCAATACCGAGGATGAGGTGGTGATCGCTGGTGAGCGCAACCTGCTCTCCGTGTCCGACTTTTCCAGCGATATGAGCCATTTGCGGCGCGCCTTTGACCTGTTCGAGCAAAAGGCCCAGCTCATGCGTCTGCTGGACATCGCCGGTCAGGCTGAAGGAGTGCGCATCTACATTGGCGGCGAGAGCCAGGTGGTGCCGTTTGAGGAGCTATCCATCGTCAGCAGCCCCTACGAAGTGGATGGCAAGGTGGTGGGTACGTTGGGCGTTATCGGCCCAACACGCATGCCCTATGACCGCATGATCCAGATTGTGGACATTACGTCCAAATTGGTCAGCAACGCGCTAAGCCACCACAGCAAATAG
- a CDS encoding NAD kinase, whose product MKSLSQFRQVALVGKYQSTISGPAGAHSRQALEEIANYVLDLGCDLYLEAETASNMGMTRYATLNVDAIGQQCDLCLVVGGDGTMLGVGRQLAPYKVPLIGINQGRLGFITDIPFGQYKAVLAPMLAGDYMEDQRSLIQGRVIRDGTCVFSALAMNDVVVNRGASSGMVELRMEVDGHFVANQRADGLIIASPTGSTAYSLSAGGPLMHPAIDGWVIVPIAPHTLSNRPIVLTSAGEIAVEIVAGRDASASFDTQSLASLMHGDRIVVTRSEHRVKFLHPKGWSYFDTLRQKMHWNEGVV is encoded by the coding sequence ATGAAGTCGCTGTCTCAATTTCGCCAAGTCGCTTTGGTCGGCAAGTACCAAAGCACCATTTCCGGGCCGGCTGGCGCGCATTCTCGCCAGGCGCTGGAGGAAATCGCCAACTACGTTCTGGACCTGGGCTGCGACCTGTATCTGGAGGCCGAAACCGCTTCCAACATGGGCATGACACGCTATGCCACACTGAATGTGGACGCGATTGGCCAGCAATGCGACCTGTGCCTGGTGGTGGGTGGTGACGGCACCATGCTGGGTGTGGGCCGCCAGTTGGCGCCCTACAAGGTGCCGCTGATCGGTATCAACCAGGGTCGGCTGGGCTTCATCACCGACATCCCCTTTGGTCAGTACAAGGCCGTGCTGGCACCCATGCTGGCGGGCGACTACATGGAAGACCAGCGCAGCCTGATCCAGGGCAGGGTCATTCGCGACGGCACTTGCGTATTCAGCGCGCTGGCCATGAACGACGTGGTGGTCAACCGGGGCGCCAGCTCCGGCATGGTGGAGCTGCGCATGGAGGTGGATGGGCACTTTGTGGCGAACCAGCGCGCCGACGGCCTGATCATCGCCTCCCCCACCGGCTCTACCGCCTATTCGTTGTCCGCTGGCGGGCCACTGATGCATCCAGCCATTGACGGCTGGGTGATCGTGCCGATCGCGCCGCACACCCTGTCCAACCGGCCCATTGTGCTGACCAGCGCGGGCGAAATCGCGGTGGAGATCGTTGCCGGGCGCGATGCCAGCGCCAGCTTTGATACGCAAAGTCTGGCATCCCTGATGCACGGCGACCGCATTGTGGTCACGCGCTCCGAGCACCGGGTGAAGTTCTTACATCCCAAAGGTTGGTCGTACTTTGATACGCTGCGTCAGAAAATGCATTGGAATGAAGGGGTAGTCTGA
- a CDS encoding dynamin family protein — MATSFNEQLDQHGAWRRAFALRLKLLSEWMADHELLDSATRERLQRLEAQVRADKVMVAFVAEFSRGKSEMINAIFFAGYGRRIMPASAGRTTMCPTEMGYDAEVPPCLRLLPIETRLQPQALMEWRMVPEKWHRVDLDVHNPKQLAAALEMVSQTRKVTQEEARALGFWQSQTPEDKPLLDADGLVEIPLWRHALINIAHPLLKQGLVILDTPGLNAIGAEPELTVSLIPQAQAVIFILGADTGVTKSDLDIWREHLISDSTGTEARLVVLNKIDTLWDELSTPEQIEAQIVRQKASTAEILGIRAEQVIAVSAQKGLVAKVNRDAELLEKSCLGQLEAALGDGMLLARQRLLRLAVDKGISDLRDETGRAINVRKRDLTEQKMELQGLQGKNASVIKHMRARISQEQADFDLGGAKIHAVRSVNLKLLKEVFGMLGSKALKAEMQQLTELLTQKGLKLGVKKAYGETFERLRANFAKVQGLTTEMQTMLSAMFKQLNTEYGFSLQTVAEPDLGFYLKDLEMAERSHLQYLGISNVFRLAQPEFVDRLVRALYSRIRAINEVALGEIELWSKSAAAQLDAQLRERRRAFARRMEAIDRIQQAAGGLDDRIQEFDQQEQDIAQLEAKLFELTSHLMDTEQAKAPVDLEIA; from the coding sequence TTGGCCACATCGTTCAATGAGCAACTGGATCAGCATGGCGCATGGCGTCGTGCCTTTGCCTTGCGCCTGAAGTTGCTCTCGGAATGGATGGCCGACCACGAACTGTTGGATTCCGCGACCCGCGAGCGGCTGCAGCGCCTGGAAGCCCAGGTGCGCGCAGACAAGGTCATGGTGGCCTTTGTGGCGGAGTTTTCGCGTGGCAAGTCGGAGATGATCAATGCCATCTTCTTTGCCGGATACGGCAGGCGCATCATGCCCGCCAGCGCGGGGCGCACCACCATGTGCCCGACCGAAATGGGCTATGACGCCGAAGTACCGCCGTGCCTGCGACTGCTCCCCATAGAGACCCGTTTGCAACCCCAGGCCCTGATGGAATGGCGCATGGTTCCCGAAAAGTGGCACCGCGTCGACCTGGATGTACACAACCCCAAGCAGCTAGCCGCGGCTCTGGAAATGGTGTCGCAAACCCGCAAGGTCACGCAGGAAGAGGCGCGCGCCCTGGGCTTTTGGCAGAGCCAGACGCCCGAGGACAAACCATTGTTGGACGCGGACGGTCTGGTGGAAATCCCGCTGTGGCGCCACGCCTTGATCAACATCGCACATCCCTTGCTCAAGCAGGGGCTGGTGATACTGGATACACCTGGGCTCAATGCCATCGGCGCCGAGCCTGAGCTGACGGTGAGTCTGATACCGCAGGCCCAGGCGGTCATCTTCATTCTGGGCGCCGACACCGGCGTTACCAAGTCCGACCTGGACATCTGGCGCGAGCATCTGATTTCGGACAGCACCGGAACCGAGGCGCGTCTGGTGGTGCTCAACAAGATTGACACGCTGTGGGACGAACTCAGTACACCCGAGCAGATTGAGGCACAAATCGTGCGGCAAAAGGCCAGCACGGCCGAAATCCTGGGTATCCGGGCCGAACAGGTCATTGCCGTGTCGGCGCAAAAAGGCCTGGTTGCCAAAGTCAACCGCGACGCAGAACTGTTGGAGAAGAGCTGTCTGGGGCAACTGGAAGCGGCGCTGGGTGATGGCATGCTGCTGGCGCGCCAACGCCTGCTTCGGCTGGCCGTGGACAAGGGCATCTCCGATCTGCGTGACGAAACCGGTCGGGCCATCAATGTGCGTAAGCGCGACCTGACCGAGCAGAAGATGGAACTGCAGGGGCTGCAGGGCAAGAACGCTTCGGTCATCAAGCACATGCGGGCGCGCATCTCCCAGGAGCAGGCGGACTTTGATCTGGGTGGGGCCAAGATCCATGCGGTGCGATCCGTCAATCTCAAGCTGCTAAAGGAAGTGTTTGGCATGCTGGGCTCCAAGGCACTCAAGGCCGAGATGCAGCAGCTCACGGAGTTGCTGACACAAAAAGGTCTGAAGCTTGGCGTCAAGAAGGCGTATGGCGAAACGTTTGAGCGCCTGCGCGCCAATTTCGCCAAAGTGCAGGGGCTGACCACCGAGATGCAGACCATGCTCTCGGCGATGTTCAAGCAGCTCAATACCGAGTACGGATTTTCCCTTCAGACCGTCGCCGAACCGGACTTGGGTTTCTATCTCAAGGACCTGGAGATGGCGGAGCGTAGCCACCTGCAGTACCTGGGCATCAGCAATGTATTCCGCCTGGCCCAGCCGGAGTTTGTAGACCGGCTGGTGCGTGCGCTGTATTCGCGCATTCGCGCCATCAACGAAGTCGCACTGGGTGAAATCGAGTTGTGGAGCAAGTCGGCGGCAGCCCAGTTGGATGCCCAACTGCGTGAGCGCCGCCGTGCATTTGCCCGGCGCATGGAGGCCATAGACCGCATCCAGCAGGCTGCAGGCGGCCTGGATGACCGGATACAGGAGTTTGATCAGCAAGAACAGGACATCGCGCAGCTCGAAGCCAAGTTGTTCGAGCTGACTTCGCACCTGATGGACACCGAACAAGCCAAGGCACCAGTGGACCTGGAGATCGCCTGA
- the recN gene encoding DNA repair protein RecN — protein MALKRIVLRDFVIVSELELELERGFTVLTGETGAGKSILVDALQLVTGARADMGVIREGASRTDVSAEFDHAPALQALLDEAGFEAGDSLLLRRTVDTQGKSRAWVNGSPATAQQLRSIGEQLLDIHGQHAWQSLTRPDAVRGLLDAYAKISTATLSQLWTAWRSAQAALEKATQAQDSLQRERERLAWQIGELEKLNPLPDEWPELNTSHSRLAHGQALLDAAQGVVELLEDADTNALHAMNAALQALQHQAHLEPDFADPIAALGSSVAQVEDVVRTLRGYARRTELDPERLAELDSRMTLWVSLARRYKRPPEELAGLLASWREELAQLDAATDLQGLEKTERKAHAAYMSEAKALSAQRAKAAPKLAASITQAMQGLGMQGGQFVVALEPLAQPQQSGLEEVQFLVAGHAGSTPRPVGKVASGGELSRMALAIAVTTSQLGTAQTLVFDEVDSGVGGAVAETVGRLMRQLGVDRQVLAVTHLPQVAACADHHMRVSKQMQGKITLSTVTAVLGEARVGEIARMLGGEKLSSTTLAHAKEMLQAGT, from the coding sequence ATGGCCTTGAAGCGCATTGTTCTGCGGGACTTTGTCATCGTCAGCGAACTGGAGCTGGAGCTGGAGCGCGGTTTCACCGTGCTGACCGGCGAAACAGGAGCGGGCAAATCCATTTTGGTGGACGCGCTGCAGCTGGTCACAGGCGCGCGTGCCGATATGGGAGTGATCCGCGAAGGCGCCTCGCGCACGGACGTGAGCGCAGAGTTTGACCATGCGCCAGCCTTGCAGGCCCTGCTGGATGAAGCTGGCTTTGAAGCGGGCGACTCGCTGCTGCTGCGCCGCACGGTGGACACCCAGGGCAAGAGCCGCGCCTGGGTCAATGGCAGCCCGGCCACCGCGCAGCAGCTGCGCAGCATCGGCGAGCAATTGCTGGACATCCACGGACAGCACGCCTGGCAAAGCCTGACCCGACCCGATGCGGTACGCGGCCTGCTGGACGCCTATGCCAAGATTTCCACCGCCACGCTCAGCCAGCTCTGGACCGCGTGGCGCAGCGCCCAAGCCGCATTGGAAAAAGCCACGCAAGCACAGGACTCGCTGCAACGTGAGCGCGAGCGCCTGGCCTGGCAGATCGGCGAGCTGGAAAAGCTCAACCCGCTGCCCGACGAGTGGCCCGAACTCAACACCAGCCACAGCCGTCTGGCCCATGGGCAAGCCCTGCTGGACGCCGCCCAAGGTGTGGTGGAACTGCTGGAAGATGCGGACACCAACGCATTGCACGCAATGAATGCAGCCTTGCAGGCCTTGCAGCACCAAGCCCATCTGGAGCCCGACTTTGCCGACCCTATTGCTGCCCTGGGCAGCAGCGTGGCCCAGGTGGAAGACGTGGTACGCACCCTGCGCGGGTATGCAAGGCGCACCGAACTCGATCCCGAACGGCTGGCGGAGCTGGATTCCCGCATGACCTTGTGGGTGTCCCTGGCGCGCCGCTACAAGCGCCCGCCCGAAGAGCTGGCCGGCCTGCTCGCGTCCTGGCGCGAGGAACTGGCCCAACTGGACGCTGCCACCGATCTGCAAGGCCTGGAAAAGACCGAACGCAAGGCGCACGCTGCCTACATGTCCGAAGCAAAGGCGCTGTCGGCCCAGCGCGCCAAGGCCGCCCCCAAGCTGGCAGCCTCCATCACCCAGGCCATGCAAGGTCTGGGCATGCAGGGCGGGCAGTTCGTGGTGGCGCTGGAGCCACTGGCTCAGCCACAACAAAGCGGCCTGGAAGAGGTGCAGTTCTTGGTGGCTGGCCACGCCGGCAGTACCCCACGACCGGTGGGCAAGGTGGCTTCCGGCGGTGAGCTCTCTCGCATGGCATTGGCCATTGCCGTGACCACCAGCCAATTGGGCACCGCACAAACCCTGGTCTTTGACGAAGTGGATTCCGGCGTGGGTGGCGCCGTGGCCGAGACCGTGGGGCGGCTGATGCGCCAGCTCGGCGTGGACCGTCAGGTACTGGCCGTGACCCATTTGCCCCAGGTGGCTGCCTGCGCCGATCACCACATGCGAGTGTCCAAACAGATGCAAGGCAAGATCACACTCAGCACCGTTACCGCGGTGCTGGGCGAAGCACGGGTGGGCGAAATTGCGCGCATGCTGGGTGGCGAGAAACTCTCCAGCACCACCCTGGCACATGCCAAAGAAATGCTGCAGGCCGGCACATGA